Proteins from a single region of Belliella baltica DSM 15883:
- a CDS encoding YiiX/YebB-like N1pC/P60 family cysteine hydrolase: MTRLSNTFLILLFFVSISCITKEQFQEGDILFQNGDCGDFCDAIRKVTHGYQGKEFSHNGLLMKEADDWFVLEAIGKGVSKTPLQDFLNRHVDNEGNPKIMIGRLKPEYRNLIPEAIEEAQKHLGKPYDWVFDFENDAFYCSELIHFAFKDANNGKDLFSPQPMTYNDPDTGELFPIWDKYFSELGHEVPEGKPGLNPGGMSLEPVLVMQEIR, translated from the coding sequence ATGACCCGACTTTCAAATACATTTTTGATTCTTCTCTTCTTTGTTTCTATTTCTTGTATCACAAAAGAGCAATTTCAAGAGGGAGATATTTTATTCCAAAATGGTGATTGTGGAGATTTTTGTGATGCTATCAGAAAGGTGACTCACGGCTATCAGGGAAAGGAGTTTTCCCATAATGGATTGCTTATGAAAGAAGCAGACGATTGGTTTGTATTGGAAGCAATCGGGAAAGGAGTAAGCAAAACTCCACTTCAAGATTTTTTGAATCGGCATGTAGATAATGAGGGTAATCCAAAGATTATGATTGGAAGACTCAAGCCGGAATATAGAAATTTGATTCCTGAGGCCATTGAAGAAGCACAGAAACATCTTGGAAAACCCTATGACTGGGTTTTTGATTTTGAAAATGATGCGTTTTATTGTTCTGAACTGATTCACTTTGCATTCAAAGATGCGAATAATGGGAAAGATTTATTTTCACCACAACCAATGACCTACAATGATCCAGACACTGGGGAGCTTTTTCCGATTTGGGATAAATATTTTTCAGAGCTTGGCCATGAAGTCCCTGAAGGAAAACCCGGACTCAATCCAGGTGGAATGTCTTTGGAACCAGTTTTGGTGATGCAAGAGATTAGATAA